A genomic stretch from Prionailurus bengalensis isolate Pbe53 chromosome E2, Fcat_Pben_1.1_paternal_pri, whole genome shotgun sequence includes:
- the LOC122494055 gene encoding EP300-interacting inhibitor of differentiation 2-like produces MSELPPDSGGRQTDAANGHRDAPRAEVGGGRREPAPAGPAEPGEGPVAAPGEARDAQVARVLAEPAEEEGAQARPRSRPGNGPGLAALPYLRLRHPLSVLGINYQQFLRHYLEHYPIAPGRIQELGERRRRFVEACRAREAAFDAEYQRNPQRMDFDILTFTVALTASEVINPLIEELGCDKYISRE; encoded by the coding sequence ATGTCCGAGCTCCCCCCCGACAGCGGTGGCCGGCAGACGGACGCGGCGAATGGCCACCGCGACGCCCCGCGGGCGGAGGTAGGCGGCGGGAGGCGGGAGCCGGCCCCGGCGGGGCCTGCGGAGCCCGGGGAAGGTCCGGTGGCGGCGCCCGGGGAGGCCCGCGACGCACAGGTAGCCCGAGTGTTGGCGGAGCCAGCGGAGGAAGAGGGTGCGCAGGCCAGACCCCGATCCCGGCCCGGGAACGGCCCGGGGCTGGCTGCGTTGCCGTACCTCCGCCTCCGTCACCCACTTAGCGTTTTAGGAATCAATTACCAGCAGTTCCTGCGCCACTACCTGGAACACTACCCGATCGCTCCGGGCAGAATTCAGGAGCTGGGAGAACGCCGCAGGAGGTTTGTGGAGGCCTGCAGAGCCCGGGAAGCAGCGTTTGATGCCGAGTACCAGCGGAATCCCCAGAGGATGGATTTTGACATTTTGACATTTACAGTAGCCCTCACTGCGTCCGAGGTCATCAATCCTCTGATAGAGGAACTTGGTTGTGACAAGTACATAAGTAGAGAATAG
- the LOC122494054 gene encoding ferritin light chain-like: protein MPHLQCARRSAGSASCFNRAWTDQTQGHPLFQPQTTLQPPLPSQPPEPPSQPPSASGANQHGFLSLAPCCRPIMSSQGRQNYSPEVEASVNCLVNMHLRASNTYLSLGFYFDSSDVALQGLGHFFRELALKKREGAQRLLKLQNERSGSALFQDVQKPSHDEWGKALDAMETALVLEKNLNEAILDLHALGSARADAYLCDFLENHFLGEEVKLIKQMGSHLTNLRRLAGPQAALGEYLFERLTFKLD, encoded by the coding sequence ATGCCACATCTGCAGTGCGCCCGGCGGTCCGCTGGATCTGCCTCGTGCTTCAACAGAGCTTGGACTGACCAGACCCAGGGACACCCCTTATTCCAGCCTCAGACCACCCTCCAGCCGCCTTTACCGTCTCAACCCCCGGAACCACCTTCTCagccaccctctgcctctggggCCAACCAACACGGTTTTTTGAGCTTAGCGCCTTGTTGCCGACCAATCATGAGCTCTCAGGGTCGTCAGAATTATTCCCCCGAGGTGGAGGCCTCCGTCAACTGCCTGGTCAACATGCATCTGCGGGCCTCCAACACCTACCTCTCTCTGGGCTTCTATTTCGACAGCAGCGATGTGGCTCTGCAGGGCTTGGGCCACTTCTTCCGCGAGTTAGCCCTGAAGAAGCGCGAGGGTGCCCAGCGGCTCTTGAAGTTGCAAAACGAGCGGAGCGGCAGCGCGCTCTTCCAGGACGTGCAGAAGCCGTCGCACGACGAGTGGGGTAAAGCCCTGGACGCCATGGAAACGGCTCTAGTCCTGGAGAAGAACCTGAACGAGGCAATTTTGGATCTGCATGCCCTGGGTTCTGCCCGTGCCGACGCTTATCTCTGTGACTTCCTGGAGAACCACTTCCTGGGCGAGGAGGTGAAACTCATCAAGCAGATGGGCAGCCACCTGACAAACCTCCGCAGGCTGGCCGGCCCTCAGGCCGCGCTGGGCGAGTATCTCTTCGAAAGGCTCACCTTCAAGCTCGACTAG